Proteins from one Carassius gibelio isolate Cgi1373 ecotype wild population from Czech Republic chromosome A25, carGib1.2-hapl.c, whole genome shotgun sequence genomic window:
- the LOC127947368 gene encoding 26S proteasome non-ATPase regulatory subunit 13 produces MKDVIGYLKQQQSKSPTPEMASVWHSMEDLYNRKLWHQLTLKLTVFVQDPYFSKGDGLIQLYENFLSDFEHRINPLSLVEIILHVARQMPEPTTAITFLEKTKEKVKVSEEAVILCKTTIGSLQLDINDLPATKKLVEEVEEMLNNLPGVTSVHGRFYDLSSKYYRIVGNHALYYKDALRYLGCVEAKDVPEAEQQERAFTLGLAGLLGEGVYNFGELLMHPVLESLRNTDKQWLIDTLYAFNAGNVEKFQALKTAWGQQPDLAAHEAKLMQKIQLLCVMEMTFTRPANHRQLTFQEIAHSAKIQENEVELLVMKALSVGLIKGSIDEVEQKVHMTWVQPRVLDVQQIKGMKDRLDLWCGDVNNMAMLVEHQAQDILT; encoded by the exons ATGAAAGATGTCATCGGTTACCTCAAACAACAGCAGAGCAAGAGCCCGACGCCTGAGATGGCCTCAGTGTGGCACTCAATGGAGGATCTGTACAACAGAAA ATTGTGGCATCAGTTGACTCTGAAGTTGACCGTCTTCGTGCAGGACCCCTATTTCTCCAAAGGGGACGGTCTCATTCAG CTGTATGAAAACTTCCTCAGTGATTTCGAACACAG aatcaACCCATTGTCCTTAGTAGAAATCATCCTTCATGTTGCAAGACAAATGCCAG AGCCAACTACAGCCATCACTTTTCTTGAGAAAACAAAGGAGAAG GTCAAGGTCAGTGAAGAGGCCGTCATCCTCTGCAAAACAACAATTGGCAGCCTCCAGCTCGACATCAATGACCTCCCAGCGACAAAG aaattAGTAGAGGAAGTGGAAGAGATGCTGAACAATCTCCCGGGTGTGACATCAGTGCACGGGCGGTTTTACGATCTGTCGAGCAAATATTACCGCATCGTTGGGAACCATGCTTTGTACTACAAGGATGCCCTGCGGTACTTGGGATGTGTGGAAGCAAAAGACGTGCCTG AGGCAGAGCAACAAGAAAGAGCTTTCACATTAGGTCTGGCCGGCCTGCTCGGAGAGGGAGTGTACAACTTTGGAGAACTG CTGATGCACCCAGTCCTTGAATCACTGAGGAACACAGATAAACAGTGGCTCATAGATACACTCTATGCATTTAATGCAGGCAACGTGGAGAAATTCCAAGCCCTGAAGACAGCATGGGGTCAACAG CCTGATCTTGCAGCTCATGAGGCAAAACTCATGCAGAAGATCCAGTTACTCTGTGTCATGGAG ATGACTTTCACACGGCCAGCCAATCACAGACAGCTGACGTTCCAGGAAATTGCACATAGTGCAAAAATCCAAGAGAATGAG GTGGAGCTGTTGGTGATGAAAGCTCTGTCTGTTGGACTGATCAAGGGAAGCATCGACGAGGTGGAACAGAAAGTTCACATGACTTGGGTTCAGCCCAGAGTACTGGATGTGCAGCAG ATTAAGGGCATGAAGGATCGTCTGGACTTGTGGTGTGGGGATGTTAACAACATGGCCATGCTGGTGGAACACCAGGCTCAGGACATCCTCACTTAG
- the LOC127947369 gene encoding cytochrome c oxidase subunit 8B, mitochondrial, with protein MSGLNRSFNLLRSVMRHQITPKANISAKPAKHVLSAGEQTFVMVVMFATILGPSGWILTNLEEYKKRPGAAK; from the exons ATGTCAGGCTTGAATCGTTCTTTCAACCTGCTGAGGAGTGTGATGAGACATCAAATCACACCTAAAGCTAATATTTCAGCCAAACCAGCCAAGCATGTCCTGTCCGCTGGG GAGCAAACCTTTGTCATGGTGGTTATGTTCGCGACCATCCTGGGCCCCTCTGGCTGGATCCTGACAAATTTGGAGGAGTACAAGAAACGTCCTGGAGCAGCTAAATAA
- the LOC127946885 gene encoding C-factor-like, producing the protein MKSLMSIYIFKSKAYLYRIPIISFRRAAAEGSDMGIQRAAVINVSSILGSVQLIWGSSESYTYRPSKSALNMVMRCLATDLETEKILCVALHPGWVCTDMGGPVAPLSPEESISSVLSVISGFTEKHHGGYVI; encoded by the exons ATGAAAAGCCTCATGAG tatctacatatttaaatcaaaagctTATCTTTATCGAATACCCATCATCTCTTTCAGAAGGGCAGCAGCTGAAGGCAGTGACATGGGAATCCAGAGAGCTGCAGTGATCAATGTGTCGTCCATCCTGGGATCTGTGCAGCTCATCTGGGGCTCATCTGAGAGTTACACATACAGGCCATCTAAG AGTGCCTTGAATATGGTTATGAGGTGTTTGGCTACCGATCTGGAAACTGAGAAGATCTTGTGCGTCGCCCTTCACCCTGGTTGGGTGTGCACTGATATGGGCGGACCAGTG GCTCCTTTAAGCCCGGAGGAGAGCATATCATCAGTTTTGTCTGTCATTTCTGGATTCACGGAGAAACATCATGGTGGATATGTGATCTGA